In the genome of Streptomyces globosus, one region contains:
- a CDS encoding copper homeostasis protein CutC, protein MSNRAVLEVIALDAEDAVAAQAGGADRLELVSDIAADGLTPARETFARIRAAVDIPLRVMLRSADGFSAGSAEDLERLGAQARALRAEGAGEFVLGFLSPDGSPDLAAVEAVVAELDGCPWTFHRAIDRAADREQARKALADVAGLDTYLTAGSADGVDDGLAVLAAEAGRSGEPGYGARLMVGGGLRLEHLEGLRAAGVDAFHIGGAARPDGWGGPVSPAAVEAWRTALA, encoded by the coding sequence ATGAGCAACCGTGCAGTCCTGGAGGTGATCGCCCTCGACGCGGAGGACGCGGTCGCGGCCCAGGCCGGTGGGGCGGACCGGCTGGAACTGGTCAGCGACATCGCCGCCGACGGGCTCACCCCCGCGCGCGAGACGTTCGCGCGGATCAGGGCCGCCGTCGACATCCCCCTGCGCGTGATGCTCCGGTCCGCCGACGGCTTCTCCGCCGGCTCCGCGGAGGACCTGGAGCGTCTCGGCGCGCAGGCGCGGGCGCTGCGCGCCGAAGGGGCGGGGGAGTTCGTCCTCGGGTTCCTGAGCCCGGACGGCAGCCCCGACCTCGCCGCCGTCGAGGCGGTCGTCGCCGAGCTGGACGGCTGCCCGTGGACGTTCCACCGGGCGATCGACCGGGCCGCCGACCGGGAGCAGGCGCGGAAGGCGCTCGCGGACGTGGCCGGGCTGGACACGTACCTGACCGCGGGATCCGCGGACGGCGTCGACGACGGCCTGGCGGTCCTCGCCGCAGAGGCCGGGCGCAGCGGCGAGCCGGGGTACGGGGCCCGGCTGATGGTCGGCGGCGGCCTGCGCCTGGAGCATCTGGAGGGACTGCGCGCGGCCGGGGTCGACGCCTTCCACATCGGCGGCGCGGCCCGGCCGGACGGCTGGGGCGGACCCGTCTCCCCGGCCGCCGTCGAGGCCTGGCGCACGGCCCTGGCGTAA
- a CDS encoding HD domain-containing protein — protein MDSDTAPDAAPDTAQGTAPGTAQHPAPDAAAARLRSRWLATAAAAGAPADRDPGPYADRLLAAWAEPQRRYHTTAHLADVLARIDVLAAHAADRAAVELAAWFHDAVYRPDRSENEERSAALAERALRELGIPEDRTAEAARLVRLTTTHDPAPGDTNGEVLCDADLAVLAGAPDAYAAYAAAVRAEYGFVPDGAFRTGRAAVLRQLLDLPRLFRTPYGAARWEAPARRNLAAELASLTGQA, from the coding sequence ATGGACTCAGACACGGCACCGGATGCCGCACCGGACACCGCGCAGGGCACGGCACCGGGCACGGCACAGCACCCCGCGCCGGACGCGGCCGCCGCCCGACTCCGCTCCCGCTGGCTCGCCACCGCCGCAGCCGCCGGCGCCCCCGCGGACCGCGACCCCGGCCCCTACGCCGACCGCCTCCTCGCCGCCTGGGCGGAGCCCCAGCGGCGCTACCACACCACCGCCCACCTGGCCGACGTCCTCGCCCGGATCGACGTACTCGCCGCGCACGCCGCCGACCGGGCCGCCGTCGAGCTCGCCGCCTGGTTCCACGACGCCGTCTACCGGCCCGACCGATCCGAGAACGAGGAGCGCAGCGCCGCCCTCGCCGAACGCGCCCTCCGCGAACTCGGCATCCCCGAGGACCGCACCGCCGAGGCGGCCCGCCTGGTCCGGCTCACCACCACCCACGACCCCGCTCCCGGCGACACCAACGGCGAGGTCCTCTGCGACGCCGACCTGGCCGTCCTCGCCGGCGCCCCCGACGCCTACGCCGCGTACGCCGCCGCCGTGCGCGCCGAGTACGGCTTCGTCCCCGACGGCGCCTTCCGCACCGGCCGCGCCGCCGTCCTGCGGCAGCTGCTCGACCTGCCCCGCCTCTTCCGCACCCCGTACGGGGCCGCGCGCTGGGAGGCACCGGCCCGCCGCAACCTCGCCGCCGAGCTGGCGTCGCTGACCGGGCAGGCCTAA
- a CDS encoding Cmx/CmrA family chloramphenicol efflux MFS transporter, with amino-acid sequence MPVAVHVLGLAVFALGTSEFMLSGLLPPVAEDMGVSIPQAGLLISAFAIGMVVGAPLLAVATLRLPRRTTLIALISVFGLGQVAGALAPSYALLFASRIVSALACAGFWAVGAAVAIAMVRQDQRARAMAVMIGGLSVANVLGVPAGAFLGEHLGWRSAFWAVGAASAVALAGILALVPRIPLPAERPVLRRELGIYRDRQVWLSVGVTALAAGGVFCAFSYLSPLLTDVAGLDSAWVPWVLGLFGLGALAGTAVGGRFADAHLFGIMLWGITASTALLVALALLASSAAAAVALSFLIGFSTFLTAPALNARMFNVAGAAPTLAGATTTAAFNLGNTGGPWLGGTVIDAGLGFTATAWAGAAMTVTAIALGLTALRLDRRSRRARTTRIVASSAGAAAGTRSPDRPTADCT; translated from the coding sequence ATGCCCGTCGCCGTCCACGTCCTCGGACTCGCCGTCTTCGCCCTCGGCACCAGCGAGTTCATGCTCTCCGGACTGCTGCCGCCCGTAGCCGAGGACATGGGCGTCAGCATCCCGCAGGCCGGCCTGCTGATCTCCGCCTTCGCCATCGGCATGGTCGTCGGCGCGCCGCTGCTCGCGGTGGCCACGCTCCGCCTGCCGCGCCGCACCACCCTCATCGCGCTCATCAGCGTCTTCGGGCTGGGCCAGGTCGCGGGCGCGCTCGCGCCCTCGTACGCGCTGCTGTTCGCCTCCCGCATCGTCTCCGCGCTCGCCTGCGCCGGGTTCTGGGCCGTCGGCGCGGCCGTGGCCATCGCGATGGTCCGGCAGGACCAGCGGGCCCGCGCCATGGCCGTCATGATCGGCGGCCTGTCCGTCGCCAACGTCCTCGGCGTGCCCGCAGGCGCCTTCCTCGGCGAGCACCTCGGCTGGCGCTCCGCCTTCTGGGCGGTCGGCGCCGCCTCCGCGGTCGCCCTCGCCGGCATCCTCGCCCTCGTCCCCCGCATCCCGCTCCCCGCCGAGCGGCCCGTCCTGCGGCGGGAGCTGGGGATCTACCGCGACCGCCAGGTGTGGCTGTCCGTCGGCGTCACCGCGCTCGCCGCAGGCGGCGTCTTCTGCGCCTTCAGCTACCTCTCGCCGCTGCTCACCGACGTGGCCGGACTGGACTCGGCATGGGTGCCGTGGGTGCTCGGCCTGTTCGGTCTGGGGGCGCTCGCCGGCACCGCCGTCGGCGGCCGCTTCGCCGACGCCCACCTCTTCGGGATCATGCTGTGGGGCATCACCGCCAGCACCGCGCTCCTGGTCGCGCTGGCCCTGCTCGCGTCCTCGGCCGCGGCAGCCGTGGCGCTGTCCTTCCTGATCGGCTTCTCGACGTTCCTGACCGCCCCCGCCCTCAACGCCCGCATGTTCAACGTGGCCGGCGCCGCCCCGACCCTGGCCGGCGCCACCACGACCGCCGCGTTCAACCTCGGCAACACGGGCGGCCCCTGGCTCGGCGGCACCGTCATCGACGCCGGGCTGGGCTTCACCGCCACCGCGTGGGCGGGCGCGGCGATGACCGTCACCGCGATCGCCCTCGGCCTGACCGCCCTCCGCCTGGACCGCCGCTCCCGCCGCGCCCGTACGACGCGCATCGTCGCCTCGTCCGCCGGCGCTGCCGCCGGGACCCGCTCCCCGGACCGGCCGACGGCGGACTGCACCTGA
- a CDS encoding caspase family protein, whose protein sequence is MAELSAAEPARVHAVVVGIEHFGRVPNRDWDLPGAAADAMRFARWLRRRGVPAENITLMLAPVPAAQAAFNAEAHALGIDVRFVVSRDHIMDGFRPRSEAPEGDLLYVYWGGHGVLDHGDRRLLFCPDAHDADQRCIDLHQLREYLTRPDVVQFPQQVFLVDACATFRESNSGPSGPAVAAFPAGPRQAVDQFLLLAAATGQAALQDAARSTGAFSDAAMNWLEEHSPGLAPDLAALSTHLEEHFDGSGPDGSALQTPVTMELLAPGGRGKVVALRPPGGPAPTAASAPETRAPRRQGGRVLVGVAVATVVAVAAGGTVYGVMSRGQDGPDRTAATRGDAHPGAASPSASPSPSASPSPSPSGSPAAQPAGPSPSAAPTPSVQAAGAPKRGCASTQPIATVPGVVASPCYVLDGGRVTMVASLGAAKPTEATVYLWLTRKDDPRHLFPAGAMTQRTLRVVTGTEVQEQVGIALAPGWYEVHMYVTPKGEPAPSPTNPTVTGRSQGFRYP, encoded by the coding sequence ATGGCTGAGCTGAGCGCCGCCGAACCGGCGCGGGTGCACGCCGTCGTCGTCGGCATCGAGCACTTCGGGCGGGTTCCCAATCGAGACTGGGACCTTCCGGGCGCCGCCGCCGACGCGATGCGGTTCGCGCGCTGGCTGCGCCGGCGGGGAGTGCCCGCGGAGAACATCACCCTGATGCTGGCGCCCGTTCCCGCGGCGCAGGCCGCGTTCAACGCGGAGGCCCACGCGCTGGGCATCGACGTGCGGTTCGTCGTCTCCCGCGACCACATCATGGACGGCTTCCGACCGCGGTCAGAGGCACCCGAGGGCGACCTGCTGTACGTGTACTGGGGCGGACACGGAGTGCTCGACCACGGCGACCGGCGGCTGCTGTTCTGCCCGGACGCGCATGACGCCGACCAGCGGTGCATCGACCTGCACCAACTACGCGAGTACCTGACCCGGCCCGATGTGGTGCAGTTCCCGCAGCAGGTCTTCCTCGTCGACGCCTGCGCCACCTTCCGGGAGTCCAACAGCGGCCCGTCCGGGCCCGCGGTCGCGGCCTTCCCCGCCGGTCCGAGACAGGCTGTCGACCAGTTCCTGCTCCTCGCCGCCGCTACCGGACAGGCGGCGTTGCAGGACGCGGCCCGCAGCACGGGCGCCTTCTCGGACGCGGCCATGAACTGGCTGGAAGAGCATTCCCCGGGCCTTGCCCCGGACCTCGCGGCGCTTTCCACGCACCTGGAGGAGCACTTCGACGGGTCCGGCCCCGACGGCAGCGCCCTGCAGACCCCGGTGACGATGGAGCTCCTCGCCCCCGGAGGGCGCGGCAAGGTGGTTGCGCTGCGGCCGCCGGGCGGGCCCGCGCCGACTGCCGCGAGCGCGCCGGAGACGCGCGCCCCCCGCCGGCAGGGGGGCCGCGTGCTGGTCGGGGTCGCGGTCGCGACCGTGGTGGCGGTTGCCGCGGGCGGGACGGTGTACGGCGTGATGTCGCGCGGGCAGGACGGCCCGGACCGGACGGCGGCGACCCGTGGGGACGCGCATCCGGGGGCGGCGTCCCCGTCGGCCTCGCCGTCCCCCTCTGCCTCGCCGAGCCCGTCGCCGTCCGGCAGCCCGGCGGCTCAGCCGGCCGGGCCGTCGCCCTCCGCCGCGCCGACCCCGTCGGTGCAGGCGGCCGGTGCGCCGAAGCGGGGGTGTGCGTCGACGCAGCCCATCGCCACCGTGCCGGGGGTCGTGGCGAGCCCCTGCTACGTCCTCGACGGCGGCCGGGTCACCATGGTGGCCTCTCTCGGGGCGGCGAAGCCGACCGAGGCGACCGTCTACCTGTGGCTGACCCGGAAGGACGACCCCCGGCACCTGTTCCCCGCCGGCGCCATGACGCAGAGGACGCTGCGGGTGGTGACGGGGACCGAAGTGCAGGAGCAGGTCGGGATCGCGCTGGCGCCGGGGTGGTACGAAGTCCACATGTACGTCACCCCCAAGGGCGAACCCGCGCCGAGCCCGACCAACCCGACGGTGACCGGCCGCTCCCAGGGGTTCCGGTACCCGTAG
- a CDS encoding DUF4031 domain-containing protein, translating into MTLYIDPPTWPGHGRMWSHLVSDVSYEELHAFAASIGCPPKAFDGDHYDLPEFRYADAVAAGAVEVGSKELVRRLTAAGLRRPKRRPSA; encoded by the coding sequence GTGACGCTCTACATCGACCCGCCGACCTGGCCGGGCCACGGCCGCATGTGGTCGCACCTGGTCAGCGACGTCTCGTACGAGGAGCTGCACGCCTTCGCCGCGTCGATCGGGTGTCCGCCGAAGGCGTTCGACGGCGACCACTACGACCTGCCGGAGTTCCGGTACGCGGACGCGGTCGCGGCGGGCGCGGTGGAGGTCGGCAGCAAGGAGCTGGTGCGCCGGCTGACCGCGGCAGGCCTGCGCCGGCCGAAGCGCCGGCCGTCGGCGTGA
- the murQ gene encoding N-acetylmuramic acid 6-phosphate etherase, whose product MTADAALRAQLDTLTTEAFRPDLAEIDRLDTLALARLMNAEDAGVPAAVAAELPAIAAAVDAIAARMARGGRLVYAGAGTAGRMGVLDASECPPTFSTGPGQVVGLIAGGPSAMVEAVEGAEDSPELAAADLAALQLTAEDSVVGISASGRTPYALGAVAYARARGALTVGLSCNADSALAAAAEHGIEVVVGPELLTGSTRLKAGTAQKLVLNLISTITMIRLGKTYGNLMVDLRASNEKLRARSRRIVALATGAGDEEVEGALAAAGGEVKAAILVLLAGVDGPTASALLAASHGHLRAALARAAAPGAPDPTAGTAAPAP is encoded by the coding sequence GTGACCGCCGACGCCGCGCTGCGCGCCCAGCTCGACACCCTCACCACCGAGGCCTTCCGGCCCGACCTCGCCGAGATCGACCGGCTCGACACCCTCGCCCTCGCCCGCCTCATGAACGCCGAGGACGCCGGCGTCCCCGCCGCCGTCGCCGCCGAGCTGCCCGCCATCGCCGCCGCCGTCGACGCGATCGCCGCCCGCATGGCCCGCGGCGGCCGCCTCGTCTACGCGGGCGCCGGCACCGCCGGCCGGATGGGCGTCCTCGACGCCAGCGAGTGCCCGCCCACGTTCAGCACCGGCCCCGGGCAGGTCGTCGGCCTGATCGCGGGCGGACCCTCCGCCATGGTGGAGGCCGTCGAGGGCGCCGAGGACTCCCCCGAGCTGGCCGCCGCCGACCTCGCCGCCCTGCAGCTCACCGCCGAGGACAGCGTCGTCGGGATCTCCGCCTCCGGCCGCACCCCGTACGCGCTCGGCGCCGTCGCGTACGCCCGCGCGCGCGGCGCGCTCACCGTCGGCCTGTCCTGCAACGCCGACTCCGCGCTCGCCGCGGCCGCCGAGCACGGCATCGAGGTCGTCGTCGGCCCGGAACTGCTCACCGGGTCCACCCGCCTGAAGGCCGGCACCGCGCAGAAGCTCGTCCTCAACCTCATCTCGACGATCACGATGATCCGGCTGGGCAAGACGTACGGGAACCTGATGGTCGACCTGCGGGCCTCCAACGAGAAGCTGCGCGCACGCTCCCGCCGCATCGTCGCCCTCGCCACCGGCGCCGGCGACGAAGAGGTCGAGGGCGCGCTGGCCGCCGCGGGCGGCGAGGTGAAGGCCGCGATCCTCGTCCTCCTCGCCGGCGTCGACGGCCCGACCGCCTCCGCCCTGCTCGCCGCCTCGCACGGCCACCTCCGCGCGGCCCTCGCCCGTGCAGCGGCACCCGGCGCCCCCGACCCGACGGCCGGCACCGCCGCGCCCGCCCCCTGA
- a CDS encoding PTS transporter subunit EIIC, with product MPSDKHRDTAAAILPLVGGPDNVTSIAHCMTRLRIGLRDRSLVDDAALRELPGVLGLVEDDTYQIVLGPGAVARVTPAFEALVAAARQDSPAAPAAAPAAPVTADGLAARGAALRADRKARNATPVKLALRRIANIFVPLIPALIGCGIIAGLNGLLANAGLLPTLVPALAAIASGFLSLIAVFVGYNTAKEFGGTPVLGGAVAAIIVFPGVAKIDAFGQHLTPGQGGVLGALAAALLAVCVEKWCRTWVPEALDNLVTPTVTVLTAGLATLFGLMFLAGEIAAAIGAFAGWLLHAGGALAGLVLGGLFLPLVMLGLHQALIPIHTTLIEQSGYTVLLPILAMAGAGQVGAALAVYCRLPRNRSLRTVIKSALPAGFLGVGEPLIYGVSLPLGRPFVTACAGGAAGGAFVGLFNQLGSVFGSTAIGPSGWALFPLLDGHSGMGTTAAIYAGGLAVGYLVGFAATWFFGFTDRMLADLNTDGGKDPATAPPANTPAMA from the coding sequence ATGCCCTCAGACAAGCACCGCGACACGGCCGCCGCGATCCTCCCCCTGGTCGGCGGCCCGGACAACGTCACCTCGATCGCGCACTGCATGACGCGGCTGCGCATCGGGCTGCGCGACCGCTCGCTCGTCGACGACGCCGCGCTGCGGGAGCTGCCGGGCGTGCTGGGCCTCGTCGAGGACGACACGTACCAGATCGTCCTCGGGCCCGGCGCCGTCGCACGCGTCACCCCCGCGTTCGAGGCCCTCGTCGCCGCCGCCCGCCAGGACTCCCCCGCCGCACCGGCCGCGGCCCCCGCCGCCCCCGTCACCGCCGACGGGCTCGCCGCCCGCGGCGCCGCCCTGCGCGCCGACCGCAAGGCCCGCAACGCCACCCCCGTCAAGCTGGCGCTGCGCCGCATCGCGAACATCTTCGTCCCGCTCATCCCCGCCCTCATCGGCTGCGGCATCATCGCCGGCCTGAACGGCCTCCTCGCCAACGCGGGCCTGCTGCCCACCCTCGTCCCCGCGCTCGCCGCCATCGCCTCCGGCTTCCTGTCCCTCATCGCCGTGTTCGTCGGCTACAACACCGCCAAGGAGTTCGGCGGCACCCCCGTCCTCGGCGGGGCGGTCGCCGCGATCATCGTCTTCCCGGGCGTGGCGAAGATCGACGCCTTCGGCCAGCACCTCACCCCCGGCCAGGGCGGCGTCCTCGGCGCGCTCGCCGCCGCGCTGCTCGCCGTCTGCGTGGAGAAGTGGTGCCGCACCTGGGTGCCCGAGGCCCTCGACAACCTCGTCACCCCGACCGTCACCGTCCTGACGGCCGGCCTCGCCACCCTCTTCGGCCTGATGTTCCTCGCCGGCGAGATCGCCGCCGCCATCGGAGCGTTCGCCGGCTGGCTCCTGCACGCCGGCGGCGCCCTCGCCGGGCTCGTCCTCGGCGGCCTCTTCCTGCCGCTCGTCATGCTCGGCCTGCACCAGGCCCTCATCCCCATCCACACCACCCTCATCGAGCAGAGCGGCTACACGGTCCTGCTGCCGATCCTCGCCATGGCCGGCGCCGGACAGGTGGGCGCCGCACTCGCCGTCTACTGCCGGCTGCCCCGCAACCGCTCCCTGCGCACCGTCATCAAGTCCGCGCTCCCCGCCGGCTTCCTCGGCGTCGGCGAGCCCCTCATCTACGGGGTGTCCCTGCCGCTCGGCCGGCCCTTCGTCACCGCCTGCGCGGGCGGCGCCGCGGGCGGCGCGTTCGTCGGCCTGTTCAACCAGCTGGGCAGCGTCTTCGGCTCGACCGCCATCGGCCCGTCCGGGTGGGCGCTGTTCCCGCTGCTGGACGGGCACTCCGGCATGGGCACGACCGCCGCGATCTACGCGGGCGGGCTCGCCGTCGGCTACCTCGTGGGCTTCGCCGCCACCTGGTTCTTCGGCTTCACCGACCGCATGCTGGCGGACCTGAACACCGACGGGGGAAAGGATCCGGCCACCGCCCCACCGGCCAACACGCCCGCTATGGCGTAA